TATTCTAGCTGGAGATGGTTGTGTTCGTCAAAAAGTACCACATCGGTTGATGGTTGTGTCTAGAAAAGAAGGAATACTGCATGAAACAGAGGTGCCGGCCGCGTGGTGACTGACATGTCGGCATCCCACGGGCCAACTGATCATGTCGGCCCTCCAGAGGCCGACAGGTCCCTGTCGCCCTGTCGGTGACGACAGGCCATTTTTGGCGGATGCCAGCTGCCACGTAGTCCTATCGGCTAGTGAGCGGCCGACCAGTTACTATGTGTCAAATTTTTATATAACAGAGCTTCTAGATTTGTAATTACTcattaaaaatattattttaaaaaaaatgccaAAAATACAAGCCTTTTTTAATGGGAGTACGTCTCAACAGTtattttctatttcctttttTCTTTGCGTTTCTATACTTTTCTGTAAGTATCTTTCtatatatacaacaacaacaacaacaacaacaacaacaacaaacaacaacaacaacaacaacaaagcctttaagtctcaagttgggataggctaaagttgaaacccagcagtgaatagctgttttccaagcactcctatctaagactaagtctttgggtatatttcatcaTTTCAAGTATCtttctatatataaaaataatattTGATGTTTGTATATAGGTTTACGCAAGTAAAATGCTATGATCGACAGGTTTAAAGAACCCATGAGTTTACTTTTTTTTTTAGCAAACCCATGAGTCTACTGTTTACTGAGTTTACTGTTTACAGGAGTATACGCTCATAGACCCATGCCCACAAATCCATAGGATCTAGCTTTAATCATTAAAAAACTCACAAATAGAGGAACTTACTCATGCACACGCCCTAGTAGGGTCAAGGTTTCGGGTACCCGTTGCCTCTAGTACAGTATGAGGACAAAGACAAGGGTATTATGGTCAGTTGCTATGTATTTACACAACTACTAAGTATTACCTAAAGATCCAATCAGTCCCATCAAACTTTTAGCACAGCAAACAATTAGGCCTAGCCATAAGCAAACGTGACTATTCAAAACACAATATTCACCTGCCATCTTTATATACAGCATTTgcatttttttaaagaaaaatacaACATTTACGTTACTGCCCCCTGAATAAAAATGGATTCAAACATGAAGCAGGCTGTCACGAAAGAGGCTAAAGCAGCAGAACAGTAGACAGCTATGAATAGTGTTCCTAACATATTTACATTCCTATAATGCAAGTAGGCCTCATGCCCTCATCATCTGAAGTTCCGAACGATACAATCTTATCAACGCATAAGGAACAGCAGAAGACCTGAGTTGGATAATGATCTATGAAGCTTCGCCTTTCATCGTTCCGGAGGAAGACGGTTTGCCACTGGAAGCCGGTGAGGAAGCAGCCTGTTGAGGCTCCTTCAGAGAAGTGGGCATTCCTGAAACTTCCTACGGAAAAGAGAAAGCAAATGATGTATGTTATCATTATATGAGCCTTATGGATCACAGAAAGTATCAAGAACAAAATGCTGCATTATAGAATAGGAaaggaagagagaaagaaaaacaactcATAGTCGAATCTTATTGTTTACCCAAACAAATTGCATATCAATTTACATAGTCATTACGCCAACTAAAACCCATGCAACTTGGAACCCCCAAACCAATCATGCAGTTTACACAATGAGTTGGTCACTGATGCGCTGACTAGTGACATGCACCTCACCTTATGCACCAGAAGCTGAGGAACTTCTGtattctttttctaaaaaaaaggcaCACAAATTTGACAATAGTACCAGACAGTTTTAATTTCTGACTCGTCCCAATTATGTTTAAATGCACTGGAAGCTTAAATTACTAGACAGTGTGCCACAAGCATGTTCGGCACTGACGTGCTGACCCTAATGACATGCACCTCACCTTTTGCACTGAAGCATGAACAAGGTCATCATCTCAGAGTTTTTCTAGCAAATAGTTCCTTTTCTTATTCCTTTTTAAGACTCAATCTGTACATGTTGAGTTACTGGCTTACTGCTAACAATTATTAACCCAAAGTATAAATCATAACTTGGGTTTGGAAAAGTTAGGTCAACAGACAAATCAGCTAATTGCCTCAGGTCCCCAAACAAGCAACAAAACCAACTGACAAGAATGGAAGGGATCTGACAAGAGGTAAATCATTTGCTGATAGTGAAACAACATAAAAGCAACTGATATGATCCCAACAACTCAAAGTAAGTAGCAAAATGTTCCATAGAAAAAACTGAATCAGGCAAGAATCTGTACGatagaaaaacaaaataaattaaGGCTCACCAAGCTTGTCATGTAGGTTCAAAATAAATCCAACTCCTCAAACCCCTCTTTATAGCTCACCAAACAAGATTAAATGGATGTTATCTGTATTTATAGTTTGACCTCTCAACTTAGAATAGCCAGTTGATTTTATGGTTGCAACAAGTATGTTAAAACAATGGTTATATTCAACAGTTGCCGTTGCTTAGGATGGAGATGGTGGGAACAATGGGAATACTAAAAAACTTTTCATATGTTCAATTGATTGTGGTACAGCTTTTTGTACAAATTATGAGACCTGTCTATGAACAACCAAAAAATACAGAGAGGAGGTGCACACATGACAAGAAGATAAAGCAGAACGTTTTATAAAACGTAGATGACTGATTTTGGGGATACTTTTAACCTTTGCTTGGATTAGCCGAGCAACCATTGTTATCGCTTACCCTTTCTCACTAAATATGTAGAGGCACCTCTCAATTTTAGTATCTAGACACATAAAGTACATCGGGACCAGCAAATAGTCATGCAAGCGATAAATAAGAAGGAAACTAACAAGAACAAAGCATTGATCTACAAGGGGAACAATTGTTTTCTTCATGTGGCTGGTAGCTCATGACAGGTGTTGGACGGCCGATCGACTGGCAAGGCGAGGGCTCCCCCATCCAGAGAGGTGTCCTCATTGTGATCAAGATGAGGAAACCATAAACCATCTTCTCCTTTCTTGTGCCTTTGCTGGAGATTTTTGGTTCAGATTATTCCACAGAGTAGGCCTACAGATCCTTGCCCCTCGGATTGGAGAAGAGTTATTTGATGATTGGTGGGAGAAGATTATTCTTCCTGTTGGAGCCTTGGAGGACAACTGCATAAAGGCCTCAACTCCCTTGTGATTCTTGGGGCTTGGACCATTTGGAATCACCACAATAGATGTGTTTTTGATGGTGTACCTCTTTGTTTGGCTAGAGCCTTATTGCTTGCTAGTGAGGAGCTACAGTTTGCGGTTTGGCTGGGGCTAAAGGTATTTTTTACCTTTTCACCCAGTCGCCTCAGTAaggtgtgtgtgtttttttaggTTGCAGTTGTATCCTTTTCTTTTACTGGCGCGAAGGAAGGTGATTTGTAGTTTCCTTTTGGGTGTGTGTGGTGTTTTGTAAgggtccttttttttctttttaatgcaatgatacgcagttctcctgcgtgttcgagaaaaaaaattctCAGCAAAAGAAAAGCATATGATAAATTCACAAGATAGAGGAACCACAAAGGTCAACCTTGAATCCTTGATTATAACAAATATAAATATACCTTCATAAGATGCAACCTGAGATCAGTAGGGCGAACATCCTCACCAATGCAGACCATAACAAATTGTGAATAGTGAAAAAGAACATCTGCAGCAGCTTGCTTCTTTTGTTCAGTCTGCATCACATCAACACTATAAGAGCACATACAATCTCAATTCAGAGTAAACTTAGACCTATATGGATGTGACAAAAAAATGCTATGTTACTGTGGATGGTATTTGCATCCTCTGGAAAACACCATTATTCTGCTGCCAGATGATTCAACATCATGATCTAGTCATAGTCCAATGTAACTCAAAACAAATACTCCCTCCAAtgcaaattgtaagtcgttctggCTTTTAGAGATACATAGCGTCTGCTATGTACCTAGATACCTAGTAAAAGCAGCTATGTATCTCTAAAAGCccgaacgacttacaatttggaatggagggagtatgtatttATACTGCTCTATATTTCTTATTTTTTGCGAAATACAATTCTACATATCCAACTCTAGTACCCTAGGCATT
This portion of the Miscanthus floridulus cultivar M001 unplaced genomic scaffold, ASM1932011v1 fs_181_1_2, whole genome shotgun sequence genome encodes:
- the LOC136530704 gene encoding uncharacterized protein codes for the protein MAARSSSMAAEDDYETEQKKQAAADVLFHYSQFVMVCIGEDVRPTDLRLHLMKEVSGMPTSLKEPQQAASSPASSGKPSSSGTMKGEAS